One window of Cervus elaphus chromosome 2, mCerEla1.1, whole genome shotgun sequence genomic DNA carries:
- the LOC122674294 gene encoding small integral membrane protein 15, translating into MFDLKAWAEYVVEWAAKDPYGFLTTVILALTPLFLASAVLSWKLAKMIEAREKEQKKKQKRQENIAKAKRLKKD; encoded by the coding sequence ATGTTTGATTTAAAGGCTTGGGCTGAGTATGTTGTGGAATGGGCTGCAAAGGACCCATATGGCTTCCTTACAACAGTTATTTTGGCTCTGACTCCATTGTTTCTAGCAAGTGCTGTGCTGTCTTGGAAATTGGCCAAGATGATTGAGGCCAGGGAAAAggagcaaaagaagaaacaaaaacgtCAAGAAAATATTGCAAAAGCTAAACGACTAAAAAAGGATTGA